A portion of the Aquicoccus sp. G2-2 genome contains these proteins:
- a CDS encoding glutamine synthetase family protein, producing the protein MKDNWITTLPQAAQDYLEGRRLDEVECIVSDLPGIARGKAVPATKFARQNYFHLPDSIFYQTITGDWGEAAGDEGFIERDMVLVPDMSTASAAPWTGDWTLQVIHDAFDRNEKAIPFAPRNVLKRVIALYREKGWEPVVAPEMEFYLVARNLDPAERIKPMMGRSGRPAAARQAYSMTAVDEFGPVIDDIYDFAEAQGFEIDGITQEGGAGQLEINLRHGDPVKLADEVFYFKRLIREAALRHDCFATFMAKPIAEEPGSAMHIHHSVLDTKTGKNIFAGPQGGETDAFFHFIAGLQTHLPSVMAVLAPYVNSYRRYVRDQAAPINLEWGRDNRTTGIRVPISPPEARRVENRLAGMDCNPYLGIAASLACGYLGMVEELRPDKQFKGDAYEGDEDIPREMGAALDLFDEAKKMHEVLDPEFARVYSIVKRTEYEEFLHVISPWEREHLLLNV; encoded by the coding sequence ATGAAAGACAATTGGATCACCACCCTGCCGCAAGCCGCGCAGGATTACCTCGAAGGCCGTCGGCTTGACGAGGTGGAATGTATCGTCTCCGACCTGCCCGGCATTGCCCGTGGCAAGGCGGTTCCGGCCACGAAATTTGCCCGGCAGAATTATTTCCACCTGCCGGATTCGATTTTCTATCAGACCATCACCGGCGATTGGGGCGAAGCCGCAGGCGATGAGGGTTTTATCGAACGTGACATGGTGCTTGTGCCCGATATGAGCACCGCCTCTGCCGCACCATGGACCGGCGACTGGACGCTTCAGGTGATCCACGATGCGTTTGATCGCAACGAAAAGGCGATCCCGTTTGCACCGCGCAACGTGCTTAAGCGAGTGATCGCGCTTTACCGGGAAAAAGGTTGGGAGCCGGTGGTCGCGCCCGAGATGGAATTTTATCTGGTGGCGCGCAACCTCGACCCGGCGGAGCGGATCAAGCCGATGATGGGCCGCTCAGGGCGGCCTGCGGCAGCGCGGCAGGCCTATTCGATGACAGCGGTGGACGAGTTCGGCCCGGTGATTGACGACATTTATGATTTTGCCGAAGCGCAAGGCTTCGAGATCGACGGAATCACGCAGGAGGGCGGCGCCGGGCAGTTGGAGATCAACCTGCGCCATGGTGATCCAGTGAAGCTGGCCGACGAGGTGTTCTATTTCAAGCGGCTCATTCGCGAGGCGGCGCTGCGGCACGACTGTTTCGCCACCTTCATGGCCAAGCCGATCGCGGAAGAGCCGGGCTCGGCCATGCATATCCATCATTCGGTGCTCGACACCAAGACCGGCAAGAACATCTTCGCCGGCCCACAGGGCGGTGAAACCGACGCGTTCTTCCATTTCATCGCCGGATTACAGACGCATTTGCCGTCGGTCATGGCGGTGCTGGCGCCTTACGTGAATTCCTATCGCCGCTACGTGCGCGACCAAGCCGCGCCGATCAACCTCGAATGGGGGCGCGACAACCGCACCACGGGCATTCGCGTGCCGATCTCGCCGCCCGAAGCGCGGCGGGTGGAAAACCGGCTGGCGGGGATGGATTGCAACCCCTATCTCGGCATCGCGGCAAGCCTTGCCTGCGGCTATCTCGGGATGGTCGAAGAGTTGCGCCCGGACAAGCAATTCAAGGGCGACGCCTATGAGGGCGACGAGGATATCCCGCGCGAAATGGGGGCGGCGCTTGATCTTTTTGACGAGGCCAAGAAGATGCACGAGGTGCTCGACCCTGAGTTCGCGCGGGTCTACTCGATCGTCAAGCGCACGGAATACGAGGAATTCCTGCATGTGATCTCGCCTTGGGAACGTGAACATTTGCTGTTGAACGTATGA
- a CDS encoding type 1 glutamine amidotransferase encodes MKIGILQTGHAPDALLPESGDYDTMFARLLGQRGFDFETFAVVDGVFPENAAACDGWLITGSRHGAYEDHGWIAPLEALIREIATSGRPLIGVCFGHQIIAQALGGKVEKFAGGWAIGPQDYEIAGQHMVLNAYHQDQVTKLPPGAQVIGRNEFCANAALLIGDNILTIQPHPEFSADFIAGLIEKRGRGTVPDALLDAAEARLSEPNDNAGFAARMAGFFTRQTTDVPA; translated from the coding sequence ATGAAAATAGGCATTCTTCAAACCGGCCACGCCCCCGATGCGCTTTTGCCAGAAAGCGGCGATTATGACACGATGTTCGCGCGCCTTCTGGGCCAGCGGGGTTTTGACTTTGAGACTTTCGCGGTGGTTGACGGCGTGTTTCCCGAAAACGCGGCGGCCTGTGATGGCTGGCTGATCACCGGGTCGCGCCACGGCGCTTATGAGGATCACGGCTGGATTGCGCCACTTGAGGCGCTGATCCGCGAGATTGCCACCTCGGGGCGGCCGCTTATCGGGGTGTGTTTTGGCCATCAGATCATCGCGCAGGCATTGGGTGGCAAGGTCGAGAAATTCGCCGGTGGCTGGGCGATTGGGCCGCAGGATTATGAGATTGCCGGGCAACACATGGTTCTGAACGCCTATCATCAGGATCAGGTGACCAAACTGCCGCCGGGGGCGCAGGTGATCGGGCGCAATGAGTTCTGCGCCAATGCGGCCCTGTTGATCGGTGACAACATTCTGACCATTCAGCCGCACCCCGAGTTCAGCGCCGATTTCATCGCCGGGCTGATCGAAAAACGCGGCCGGGGCACGGTGCCCGATGCCCTGCTCGACGCCGCCGAAGCCCGGCTTTCTGAGCCAAATGACAACGCGGGCTTTGCCGCCCGCATGGCCGGTTTCTTTACCCGCCAAACCACGGATGTTCCCGCATGA